One part of the Lotus japonicus ecotype B-129 chromosome 2, LjGifu_v1.2 genome encodes these proteins:
- the LOC130740792 gene encoding uncharacterized protein LOC130740792 has protein sequence MAATRKRNRTTTDPPLPPSSNHDHHTISQYELCREQRIRENRERMGKLGIFDLSLKLKTHNPPSSRRTTPSSANKTPPSLHPSGPTRRSSRLQNVAPVSYSEAPPKKSEIVGSRRIVIEEGSKPEVYTEEHEKLLGNTERTWTLFVDGYGKDGKRIYDSFQGKTCHQCRQKTLGYRTCCCKCNMVQGQFCGDCLYMRYGEHVLEALENPDWICPPCRGICNCSLCRQAKGWAPTGMLYKKISNLGYKSVAHYLVQTRRAEIIEVDKDADASNPVSAKRSLPFSDVTKSHEVNDLDLPLKKKKKPLKAQAETSNNGDEVLAKRSLLFSDEKGQLAKVEGSDTVKPLQLENVECSDTMKPLASSTKPCTDGIAGRLRSRTKKL, from the exons ATGGCCGCTACCAGAAAGCGAAACCGAACAACCACCGATCCACCTCTCCCTCCGAGTTCCAACCATGATCACCACACCATTTCTCAGTACGAACTCTGCAGAGAACAAAGAATCCGCGAGAATCGTGAGAGAATGGGAAAACTCGGCATTTTCGACCTTTCCCTCAAGCTCAAAACCCACAACCCTCCATCTTCACGCCGCACAACTCCATCCTCCGCCAACAAAACCCCGCCGTCACTCCACCCCTCCGGTCCCACTCGCCGCTCTTCCAG ATTGCAGAACGTGGCTCCTGTTAGTTACTCTGAAGCGCCACCCAAGAAGTCTGAGATTGTGGGAAGTAGAAGGATTGTGATTGAAGAAGGTTCCAAGCCTGAGGTTTACACTGAAGAGCATGAGAAGCTGTTGGGGAACACGGAGAGGACCTGGACGCTGTTTGTTGATGGTTATGGCAAAGATGGGAAACGAATTTATGACTCCTTTCAAGGGAAAACTTGCCATCAGTGCAG GCAAAAAACTCTTGGTTATCGTACATGCTGTTGCAAATGCAACATGGTACAAGGTCAGTTTTGTGGAGATTGCTTGTACATGAG ATATGGAGAGCATGTACTTGAAGCTTTGGAGAATCCAGATTGGATATGCCCGCCTTGTCGTGGAATCTGCAATTGTAGCTTATGCCGTCAGGCAAAAGGATGGGCTCCTACTGGCATGCTATATAAAAAG ATATCAAACTTGGGTTACAAGTCAGTTGCGCACTACCTCGTTCAAACCCGGCGCGCAGAAATTATAGAAGTTGACAAAGATGCAGATGCTTCCAACCCAGTATCAGCAAAGAGGTCTCTACCTTTCTCTGATGTGACCAAGTCTCATGAGGTCAACGATCTTGACTTaccactgaaaaaaaaaaaaaaaccactgaAGGCTCAAGCTGAAACTTCAAATAATGGTGATGAAGTTTTGGCAAAGAGATCGTTGCTTTTCTCTGATGAAAAAGGGCAGCTTGCAAAAGTTGAGGGTTCAGATACAGTGAAGCCACTTCAGCTTGAAAACGTTGAGTGTTCTGATACCATGAAGCCCCTTGCTTCTTCCACCAAACCTTGCACAGACGGCATTGCTGGAAGGCTTAGGTCTAGGACCAAAAAACTGTGA
- the LOC130740795 gene encoding nuclear pore complex protein NUP58 yields MSFSLFSTPQQQQQPQQQQQLFQPQQQSPFQQNSLFNSQQQQFQQQQQQQQQQHQLFLFTNDRTPASYGTNWSDLHPDSQKILLQIEERILEYRDESQRLDQCSRLYDSSVSNDGFEVDACHIVQELGGISTAMERQKALLQELMSVVKDMLRNTEVAVRSFMMLRPRFHPSGGSSSATAPSQAPGVTTTPSSSSQPTSTSMVPVFDFYSGLPKKPSPFLQQTVLRFEKYLGECHQWVEELEQLLLLDSERNTSSNGSSLLQSLPKVMTNVHDFFVHVASKVEGIHQYIESMKSAYLADQRRRGEVNDPFLEADRRETARQEAASKRVHPTLHLPANSQPSTQVAGLFSSSGMQGLLNAPQTSAAPSSSSSGSGFSLFNTTSSAPSSSMPSSLFATPSTPAPGSSWFASSSTTPQSSLFGSASSSFLGSASTPSLFGNTAPLLNTPPATSSFFSNPFPSGAATGSGASFGGQKNPRPKGRVSTRR; encoded by the exons ATGTCGTTTTCGTTGTTCTCCACTCctcagcagcaacaacaaccgcagcagcagcagcagttgTTTCAACCACAACAGCAATCTCCATTCCAGCAGAACAGTCTATTCAATTCACAGCAACAGCAATttcaacagcaacaacagcagcagcagcagcaacatcaGTTATTCTTGTTCACGAACGATAGAACTCCGGCCAGTTACGGCACCAATTGGTCGGATCTACATCCCGAttctcagaagattcttcttcAGATCGA GGAGCGGATATTGGAGTATAGGGATGAAAGCCAGAGACTAGATCAGTGTAGTCGTCTTTACGATTCTTCAGTTTCCAATGATGGATTTGAAGTTGATGCATGCCACATTGTTCAG GAACTTGGTGGAATTAGCACTGCTATGGAACGGCAGAAAGCTTTGCTGCAGGAACTGATGTCAGTTGTTAAGGATATGTTACGCAACACAGAGGTTGCTGTTCGTTCCTTTATGATGCTACGTCCAAGGTTTCATCCCAGTGGGGGTTCATCAAGTGCCACTGCCCCATCACAGGCTCCTGGAGTAACTACAACACCTAGTTCAAGCAGCCAACCAACAAGTACATCTATGGTGCCTGTTTTTGATTTCTACAGTGGTCTTCCAAAGAAACCATCTCCCTTTTTGCAGCAGACAGTTTTAAGATTTGAGAAGTATCTTGGGGAATGCCATCAGTGGGTTGAAGAGTTGGAGCAATTGCTGCTCTTAGATTCTGAGAGAAACACGTCCAGTAATGGATCCTCATTATTGCAGTCTCTTCCCAAAGTCATGACAAATGTGCATGACTTTTTTGTTCATGTGGCTTCAAAG GTCGAGGGCATTCACCAGTACATTGAATCTATGAAATCAGCATACCTTGCTGATCAGCGCCGCCGGGGAGAGGTCAATGATCCATTTCTTGAAGCTGATCGTCGAGAAACTGCAAGACAAGAAGCTGCCTCGAAAAGAGTCCATCCAACGTTGCATTTGCCTGCAAATTCACAACCCTCTACTCAAGTTGCTGGGTTGTTTTCTAGTTCAGGAATGCAAGGGTTATTGAATGCCCCACAGACATCTGCagcaccttcatcttcatcatcaggaAGTGGTTTCTCTCTTTTTAACACAACATCTTCAGCTCCATCGTCTTCTATGCCATCTTCTTTGTTTGCAACACCAAGTACTCCTGCTCCTGGGTCCTCTTGGTTTGCATCCTCAAGTACTACTCCTCAATCCTCACTTTTTGGTTCTGCATCCTCATCCTTTCTGGGTTCGGCATCAACCCCCTCTCTCTTCGGTAATACTGCACCTTTGCTTAATACACCGCCAGCTACAAGTTCCTTCTTCTCAAATCCATTTCCTTCAG GTGCTGCAACAGGATCGGGGGCAAGCTTTGGGGGACAG AAAAATCCACGGCCAAAAGGGAGAGTTAGTACTCGGCGCTAG
- the LOC130740793 gene encoding pentatricopeptide repeat-containing protein At3g50420 → MSKVCYRVAEALQLQKCSTTTSLREARQLHALILTTAATTFRSPSPFVYNNIISMYARCGSLRDSHLLFDKMPQRTLVSYNALIAAFSRVSDHAISAFKLYTHMETNGLRPSSLTFTSLLQASALHQDWLIGSLLHAKGFKFGFLNDVRVQTSLLNMYSNCRDLSSAELVFWDMVDRDSVAWNSLIIGYLKNDKIKEGVHLFISMVQAGFTPTQFTYSMVLNACSRLKDYHSGRLVHSHVIVRNVSPDLYLQNALIDMYCNAGNAEAANRIFCRMENPDLVSWNSMIAGYSNIEDGEKAMNLFVQLLELCFPKPDDYTYAGIISATGALPSSIYGKPLHAQVTKAGYERCVFVGSTLVSMYFKNLETEAAQGVFCSISEKDVVLWTEMITGYSKMADGMSAIRCFSEMFHEAHEVDDYILSGVLSVCADHAILRQGEIIHCYAVKRGCDVEMYVSGSLIDMYAKSGSLDAAYLVFSQVPDPDLKCWNSMLGGYSHHGRVEAALTLFEEILEQGLIPDQVTFLSLLSACSNRRLVEQGKFFWNYMNSMGLVPGPKHYSCMVTLLSRAALLEEAADIIKESPYIEDNLELWRTLLSACVINKNLKVGVHAAEEVLRVDAQDGPTLVLLSNLYASAGRWVEVAEIRRNMKGLRLEKDPGLSWIEAKNDIHVFTSGDQSHPRVDEVQDELNSLKRNMIKIDADDSEPQKTCYVDCRG, encoded by the coding sequence ATGAGCAAGGTATGTTACCGTGTAGCAGAGGCCCTTCAGCTGCAAAAATGCAGCACCACCACCTCACTACGAGAGGCGCGTCAACTCCACGCCCTCATATTAACTACTGCTGCCACCACCTTCCGCTCGCCATCTCCGTTTGTGTACAACAACATCATCTCCATGTATGCACGCTGCGGTTCACTCAGGGACTCACACCTCCTGTTCGACAAAATGCCTCAAAGAACTCTTGTTTCTTACAATGCTCTTATTGCAGCCTTTTCTCGAGTATCAGACCATGCCATTTCCGCCTTCAAATTGTATACCCATATGGAAACTAATGGTCTTAGGCCTTCCAGCTTGACTTTTACTAGCTTGCTTCAAGCATCTGCCTTGCATCAAGATTGGTTGATTGGATCATTGCTTCATGCCAAGGGCTTTAAGTTTGGATTTTTGAATGATGTTCGTGTCCAAACTTCGTTGCTTAATATGTACTCAAATTGCCGGGATTTGAGTTCAGCTGAATTGGTTTTCTGGGATATGGTGGATAGAGATAGTGTTGCTTGGAATTCTTTGATTATAGGATATCTGAAGAATGATAAGATCAAGGAAGGTGTTCATCTCTTTATTTCAATGGTGCAGGCTGGTTTCACCCCAACCCAGTTCACTTATTCGATGGTCTTGAATGCCTGTAGTCGTCTGAAAGATTATCATTCTGGGAGATTGGTCCATTCCCATGTAATTGTTAGGAATGTGTCTCCCGATTTATATCTGCAAAATGCTCTGATTGATATGTACTGCAATGCTGGCAATGCAGAAGCAGCGAATAGGATTTTTTGTAGAATGGAAAACCCGGATTTAGTTTCTTGGAATTCAATGATTGCTGGGTATTCTAACATTGAGGATGGAGAGAAGGCCATGAATCTGTTTGTCCAGTTGCTGGAATTGTGCTTTCCTAAACCAGATGACTATACATATGCTGGCATTATATCTGCAACTGGTGCATTACCATCTTCCATTTATGGAAAACCTCTTCATGCTCAGGTTACTAAAGCAGGATATGAGAGATGTGTATTTGTAGGAAGTACTCTAGTGTCTATGTATTTCAAAAATCTTGAAACTGAAGCTGCTCAGGGGGTATTTTGTTCAATCTCTGAGAAGGATGTTGTTCTCTGGACTGAAATGATCACTGGTTATTCTAAAATGGCTGATGGAATGAGTGCAATTAGATGCTTTTCTGAAATGTTTCATGAAGCCCATGAGGTCGATGACTATATTCTGAGTGGAGTTTTGAGTGTATGTGCTGATCATGCAATTTTAAGACAAGGTGAAATAATCCATTGCTATGCAGTTAAACGGGGTTGTGATGTTGAAATGTATGTTTCTGGGAGTCTTATTGATATGTACGCCAAAAGCGGTAGCCTCGATGCAGCATATCTGGTATTTTCTCAAGTCCCTGACCCTGATTTGAAGTGTTGGAACTCGATGCTGGGAGGATATAGCCACCATGGAAGGGTAGAGGCGGCATTGACCCTTTTTGAGGAGATTCTTGAACAAGGTCTGATCCCGGATCAAGTGACATTCTTGTCTCTATTGTCTGCTTGCAGCAACAGAAGGTTGGTTGAGCAAGGGAAGTTCTTCTGGAATTATATGAACAGCATGGGTTTGGTTCCTGGGCCTAAGCACTACTCTTGCATGGTAACTTTGTTGAGCCGTGCAGCATTACTAGAAGAGGCGGCAGACATTATCAAAGAGTCACCTTATATTGAAGATAATCTGGAACTGTGGAGAACTTTGCTAAGTGCCTGTGTTATAAATAAGAATTTGAAAGTGGGAGTTCATGCAGCTGAGGAAGTTTTGAGAGTGGATGCACAAGATGGACCGACGCTTGTTTTGCTTTCTAATCTTTATGCTTCTGCAGGGAGATGGGTTGAAGTTGCAGAAATAAGAAGAAATATGAAGGGATTGAGACTAGAGAAAGATCCAGGGTTAAGTTGGATTGAGGCCAAGAATGACATTCATGTGTTCACTTCCGGAGATCAATCCCACCCTAGGGTTGATGAGGTGCAGGATGAACTGAATAGCCTAAAAAGAAATATGATTAAGATAGATGCTGATGACAGTGAGCCACAAAAGACATGCTACGTAGATTGCAGAGGCTAA